The region GAAAGTCGTTCGTAGTCGTGATGGTGATACCGCGCCGCTTATTCTTTGGCTAGCCTTGCGGCGTGATGATGATGCAGCAGAGGAAGCACTTTATGCCATCAACCCAGGTCTTGAACAATATGGGCCTATTTTACCTGGAGGTGTAGAGATCACCCTACCAGAATTGCCCCCCCCTGTTCCAGCTAAGGTGGTGAATGTATGGGACTAGGATCCATTCCACAGGTGTCCGTTCGT is a window of Shewanella sp. VB17 DNA encoding:
- a CDS encoding tail protein X; this encodes MKVVRSRDGDTAPLILWLALRRDDDAAEEALYAINPGLEQYGPILPGGVEITLPELPPPVPAKVVNVWD